A genomic region of Trifolium pratense cultivar HEN17-A07 linkage group LG3, ARS_RC_1.1, whole genome shotgun sequence contains the following coding sequences:
- the LOC123918774 gene encoding gibberellin 2-beta-dioxygenase-like, protein MVVLSQQATLNELFHINKYKPTNHHHVFKGVPEVDLSHPDAKTQIVNACIEFGFFKVVNHHVSLDLMTNLENETLNFFGQSQIEKEKAGPPDPFGYGSKTIGTKGDVGLVEYLLLSTNPDIVSPKSLQLLQQNTKKFRCAIEDYVVGVKEVCCEVLELIADGLEIKPRNVFSKMVRDEKSDSCLRVNHYPACGELQALSGGNLIGFGEHTDPQIISVLRSNNISGLQICLRDGSSWVSIPPDHTSFFISVGDSLQVMTNGGLKSVKHRVMTDTNMSRLSMIYFGGPPLNEKLVPLPSILVSKEEQSLYKEFTWREYKNAAYKSRLSYNRLSLFEKKTSSLGHAN, encoded by the exons ATGGTTGTTCTATCTCAACAAGCTACATTAAACGAATTATTTCACATAAACAAATACAAACCAACAAATCATCATCATGTTTTCAAAGGTGTTCCTGAGGTTGACCTTTCACACCCTGATGCTAAGACACAAATAGTCAACGCATGTATAGAGTTTGGATTTTTTAAGGTTGTTAATCACCATGTTTCATTGGACTTAATGACCAATTTGGAAAATGAAACACTCAATTTTTTTGGACAATCTCAaatagagaaagagaaagctGGTCCTCCTGATCCTTTTGGGTATGGAAGTAAAACTATTGGCACAAAAGGTGATGTTGGTTTGGTTGAATATCTTCTTCTCAGTACTAATCCTGATATTGTCTCTCCTAAGTCTCTTCAACTTTTAcagcaaaacacaaaaaaattcaG GTGTGCTATTGAAGATTATGTAGTGGGAGTGAAGGAGGTGTGTTGTGAAGTATTGGAATTAATAGCAGATGGATTAGAAATTAAACCAAGGAATGTGTTTAGCAAAATGGTAAGAGATGAAAAGAGTGATTCTTGTTTGAGAGTAAATCACTACCCGGCATGTGGAGAGCTTCAAGCATTGAGTGGAGGAAATTTGATTGGATTTGGGGAGCATACTGACCCACAGATAATATCTGTCCTTAGGTCTAACAATATTTCAGGACTGCAAATTTGTCTCAGAGATGGGTCTTCTTGGGTTTCAATTCCACCAGATCATACTTCCTTTTTTATCAGTGTTGGTGATTCCTTACAG GTTATGACAAATGGGGGACTAAAGAGTGTAAAACATAGGGTAATGACTGACACAAATATGTCAAGGTTGTCAATGATTTACTTTGGAGGGCCACCCTTAAATGAAAAGCTAGTACCTTTGCCATCAATATTGGTATCAAAGGAAGAACAAAGTTTGTACAAGGAATTCACATGGAGGGAATACAAGAATGCTGCTTACAAGTCAAGGCTTTCTTATAATAGGCTTAGTCTCTTTGAGAAAAAAACTTCTTCTCTTGGCCATGCCAATTGA
- the LOC123918776 gene encoding pre-rRNA-processing protein esf1: MGSKNSNKKKHNDDNGKKKNKKLKVKNNNGKSKQKDNKSSSNSNDKIIDDPRFSTVHTDPRFREAPKHQTKVAIDSRFNRMFTHKSFSSSSAPVDKRGRPKDKANSQQHSLRHYYKIDEEEEDKMIGKKKKKVEQSSDEDTGEEDEEGLVEVDNAKPEVDSGIEESEEGSESEHDAIDSDADKSADTGTDTDSDEGVDEEDYEEDEPEMQEEIVEIEKETHRLAVVNMDWRYVKAVDLYVLFSSLAPPSGLIKSVTIYPTEFGIQRMTEEEVKGPVGYFDGENETTDEEENNDSDADNEKLRAYEKSRMRYYFALVECDSSATADHIYKENDGVEFEHSSNPLDLRFIPDDMEIKQPPKDVASEIPANYENKDFYSRALQHSKVELTWDEDEPLRANILKRKFNDEQLAQLEMNELMASDESESDDSEDNNETDDRANKKAKYLSLLNNNSDEDDEDNDVQDMEVTFNTGLEDISKHIMEKKDKESRTYWEECLRKKREKKKARKNKSKYSSSSDDDDINNTDQETTKDVDDFFIDEEPDTKKKKTKSKNDKDHKLEDMDGVDQVSKEELELLLADDKGTDTGLKGYNLKFKKGKGKKMESAVDEGKIPNSAFDDPRFASIFSSDFAIDPTDPQFKRSAVYARQLAQKQQKGRVELSTEKEQVKFPSRTQLSSDGSGVVQKGEEEGLDDLKSKKDKFELSSMVKSIKMKSKQIQLSSDGKTKKDGKSQFRGKEKRRH; encoded by the exons ATGGGATCCAAAAATTCAAACAAGAAGAAGCACAACGACGACAAcgggaagaagaagaataagaagtTGAAGGTCAAGAACAACAATGGTAAGAGTAAGCAAAAGGATAATAAATCATCATCAAACAGTAACGACAAGATTATCGACGATCCTCGATTTTCAACGGTTCACACTGATCCTCGTTTTCGAGAAGCTCCAAAGCATCAAACAAAGGTTGCAATCGATTCACGATTCAACCGTATGTTTACTCATAAGAGTTTTTCGTCTTCTTCTGCACCTGTTGATAAGAGAGGTAGACCTAAAGATAAAGCTAATTCACAACAACATTCTCTTCGCCATTACTACAAAAtcgatgaagaagaagaagataaaatgatagggaaaaagaaaaagaaagtagAACAAAGTAGCGACGAGGATActggtgaagaagatgaagagggATTGGTGGAAGTTGATAATGCGAAACCGGAGGTTGATAGTGGAATTGAGGAGTCTGAAGAGGGAAGTGAATCGGAACATGATGCTATAGATTCTGATGCAGATAAAAGTGCAGATACGGGCACGGATACGGATTCGGATGAAGGTGTAGATGAGGAAGATTATGAAGAGGATGAACCTGAAATGCAG GAAGAGATAGTAGAGATTGAGAAAGAAACTCATCGGCTTGCTGTTGTTAATATGGACTGGAGATATGTCAAG GCTGTGGACTTGTATGTATTATTTAGCTCATTAGCCCCACCTAGTGGACTGATCAAATCGGTAACTATTTATCCAACTGAGTTTGGCATCCAACGTATGACAGAGGAGGAAGTTAAAGGACCTGTTGGTTATTTTGATGGTGAAAATGAAACAACTGATGAAGAAGAGAACAATGACAGTGATGCTGACAATGAGAAGCTGCGTGCATATGAGAAGAGCAGGATGcg GTACTATTTTGCTTTGGTCGAATGTGACTCAAGTGCCACAGCAGATCAcatttacaaagaaaatgatGGTGTGGAGTTTGAACACTCATCTAATCCACTTGACTTGAGGTTTATTCCGGACGATATGGAAATCAAACAGCCACCTAAGGATGTTGCGTCAGAG ATACCTGCAAACTATGAGAACAAAGATTTCTATTCTCGGGCACTTCAGCACAGTAAAGTTGAACTTACTTGGGATGAGGATGAACCTCTTCGAGCAAATATCTTGAAGCGGAAATTCAATGATGAGCAG TTGGCTCAGTTGGAAATGAATGAATTAATGGCTTCTGATGAGAGTGAAAGTGATGACAGTGAGGATAACAATGAGACTGATGATCGGGCTAATAAAAAGGCCAAGTATCTTTCCTTGCTCAACAATAATTcggatgaagatgatgaagacaATGATGTGCAAGATATGGAGGTGACCTTCAATACAGGTTTGGAAGATATAAGCAAACATATTATGGAAAAGAAGGATAAAGAATCCAGAACATATTGGGAAGAATGTCTTAGGAAAAAACGTGAGAAAAAGAAAGCCAGgaaaaataaatcaaagtattcatcatcatcagatgATGATGATATCAATAATACTGATCAAGAAACTACTAAAGATGTGGATGACTTCTTCATTGATGAGGAACCTGatactaagaaaaagaagacaaaaagtaaaaatgacAAAGATCACAAGCTCGAAGATATGGATGGGGTAGACCAAGTCAGCAAAGAAGAGCTTGAACTATTGCTTGCTGATGACAAAGGGACAGATACTGGTCTCAAGGGATATAATCTGAAGTTTAAAAAAGGCAAGGGTAAAAAGATGGAGAGTGCTGTTGATGAGGGGAAAATACCAAACAGTGCATTTGATGATCCACGTTTTGCATCTATTTTCTCATCTGACTTTGCTATTGATCCCACTGATCCACAATTTAAAAG GAGCGCAGTGTATGCCAGGCAGCTGGCACAGAAGCAGCAGAAGGGTCGTGTGGAATTATCGACAGAAAAGGAGCAAGTAAAGTTTCCTAGCAGAACACAGTTGTCTTCTGATGGTTCTGGCGTGGTGCAGAAGGGCGAGGAAGAAGGGTTAGATGATTTGAAGTCAAAGAAAGATAAATTTGAGTTATCATCTATGGTTAAATCGATTAAGATGAAATCAAAGCAAATCCAGTTATCCTCTGATGGCAAGACAAAGAAAGATGGAAAATCACAATTTAGAGGTAAGGAGAAAAGGAGGCACTAG
- the LOC123918773 gene encoding katanin p60 ATPase-containing subunit A-like 2: MADDEPMPTRWSFQEFKTYYDVRLGRKRLVEKNGETADNAVSNGNSSGIVSNGNFHGKRTSDKAIYEQFQSQGQNPTHTNGFAQNNVDETPQKSLLPPFESAEMRTLAESLSRDIIRGSPNVKWESIKGLENAKRLLKEAVVMPIKYPKYFTGLLSPWKGILLFGPPGTGKTMLAKAVATECNTTFFNISASSVVSKWRGDSEKLIKVLFELARHHAPATIFLDEIDAIISQRGEARSEHEASRRLKTELLIQMDGLTRTEELVFVLAATNLPWELDAAMLRRLEKRILVPLPEPEARRAMFEELLPPQTDEEPIPYDLLVDRTEGYSGSDLRLLCKETAMQPLRRLMLQLEQEQDVVPEEELPKVGPVRPEDVETALRNTRPSAHLHAHKYDKFNADYGSQILQ; this comes from the exons atGGCCGACGATGAACCAATGCCTACTCGCTGGTCTTTCCAg GAGTTCAAAACTTATTATGATGTTAGGCTTGGTAGGAAGAGACTGGTGGAGAAGAATGGTGAGACGGCTGATAATGCGGTTAGTAATGGAAATTCTTCCGGCATTGTATCAAATGGTAATTTTCATGGTAAAAGAACGTCGGATAAAGCTATTTATGAGCAGTTTCAAAGCCAG GGGCAGAATCCGACGCACACAAATGGTTTTGCACAAAACAATGTTGATGAAACCCC GCAGAAGTCTTTGCTTCCACCTTTTGAATCTGCAGAAATGCGTACTTTAGCAGAGAGCTTAAGTAG GGATATCATTCGTGGGAGTCCAAATGTGAAGTGGGAAAGCATCAAGGGGTTAGAGAATGCCAAACGTTTACTGAAAGAAGCTGTAGTGATGCCAATTAAGTATCCCAA GTACTTTACTGGTCTGTTATCACCATGGAAGGGCATTCTCCTTTTTGGCCCCCCAGGGACAGGAAAG ACAATGCTTGCAAAGGCAGTTGCAACAGAGTGCAACactacattttttaatatttcagCATCGTCTGTTGTCAGCAAATGGCGAG GTGATTCAGAGAAGTTAATAAAGGTGTTATTTGAGCTTGCAAGGCATCATGCACCTGCAACAATATTTCTGGATGAAATTGATGCAATCATCAGTCAACGTGGTgaggcacgcagtgaacacgaAGCAAGTAGACGGTTAAAAACTGAACTACTCATTCAG ATGGATGGTTTAACACGGACAGAAgaacttgtttttgttttggcGGCGACAAATCTTCCCTGGGAATTGGATGCAGCCATGCTTAGACGTCTTGAGAAGCGA ATCCTTGTACCACTTCCAGAACCAGAAGCAAGAAGAGCGATGTTTGAGGAACTTCTTCCTCCACAGACTGATGAGGAACCGATCCCCTATGATTTACTTGTGGATCGGACGGAAGGATATTCAGGCTCGGATCTCCGCCTGCTTTGTAAAGAAACTGCAATGCAGCCATTGAGACGCTTAATGTTACAACTCGAACAGGAACAAGATGTGGTGCCTGAAGAAG AGTTGCCAAAAGTTGGGCCAGTCAGGCCTGAAGATGTAGAGACAGCTTTAAGGAACACACGGCCATCTGCTCATCTCCATGCCCACAAATACGACAAGTTTAATGCTGATTACGGTAGTCAAATACTTCAATGA
- the LOC123918777 gene encoding DNA-directed RNA polymerase II subunit RPB7, whose product MFFHIVLERNMQLHPRYFGRNLRDNLVSKLMKDVEGTCSGRHGFVVAVTGIENIGKGLIRDGTGFVTFPVKYQCVVFRPFKGEILEAVVTMVNKMGFFAEAGPVQIFVSNHLIPDDMEFQSGDMPNYTTSDGSVKIQKDSEVRLKIIGTRVDATEIFCIGTIKDDFLGVINDPTTV is encoded by the exons atgtttttccaCATTGTGTTGGAGCGAAACATGCAACTTCATCCACGCTACTTTGGACGTAATCTTCGCGATAATCTTGTTTCCAAGCTAATGAAAGATGTCGAAGGCACTTGCAG TGGCCGACATGGATTTGTGGTGGCAGTGACAGGAATTGAAAACATCGGGAAAGGGTTAATTCGTGATGGGACTGGGTTTGTGACTTTTCCGGTGAAGTACCAATGTGTTGTGTTTAGACCATTTAAGGGAGAGATTTTAGAAGCTGTTGTTACTATGGTGAACAAG ATGGGATTTTTTGCTGAAGCTGGACCGGTTCAAATCTTTGTTTCCAATCAT CTGATTCCGGATGATATGGAATTCCAGTCTGGAGACATGCCTAACTATACTACTTCAGATGGATCA gtgAAAATCCAGAAAGATAGTGAAGTGAGACTGAAGATAATTGGGACTCGAGTGGATGCCACTGAAATT TTCTGCATAGGTACCATAAAAGATGATTTCTTGGGAGTAATCAACGACCCTACAACAGTTTAA
- the LOC123918775 gene encoding uncharacterized protein LOC123918775 codes for MELNAIHLNSSPIPSLSYSSKRYENAITRGSKFNLKFNHTTYFHPQFTTSHKDARSISHVNCMINNFSVPNSKNSEGSDNKILRGINGTSLVLGCILGIFNFSSMMMNSKFNMAYAAHFPPPPKMILVGGEISFDSMWKTINADAMESDPGEDSPDNKKMHALYLRKCGKKHAIENMVKELKEDYKKYKDDPDTEYYVRKALIELLLIQGNFDDVRTLLDQEIDNHLRKHSKMPFLGSMKKENFEKKIDKLYKIYDKIDEDGPEKQSKQSIADIFLFEAILHTKLRDKEAAKWWEAFAKTLVTE; via the exons ATGGAACTTAATGCTATTCACCTTAACTCTTCTCCAATTCCTAGTCTTTCATATTCTtccaaaagatatgaaaatgcAATTACAAGAGGAAGCAAATTTAATCTCAAATTTAACCATACCACTTATTTTCATCCTCAATTTACCACAAGCCACAAAGATGCACGTTCAATTAGTCACGTTAATTGCATGATTAACAACTTCTCTGTGCCTAATTCCAAGAATAGTGAAGGAAGTGATAATAAAATTTTGAGAGGAATCAATGGAACTTCTCTAGTTTTGGGTTGCATTCTtggaatatttaattttagtagcATGATGATGAATTCTAAATTCAATATGGCTTATGCTGCTCATTTTCCTCCTCCTCCAAAAATGATATTAGTTGGAGGAGAAATTTCATTTGATTCAATGTGGAAAACGATTAATGCTGATGCAATGGAATCAGATCCTGGCGAGGATTCACCCGATAATAAGAAG ATGCATGCTTTATATTTAAGAAAATGTGGGAAGAAGCATGCAATAGAGAATATGGTGAAAGAATTAAAAGAGGACTACAAGAAATATAAGGATGATCCAGACACAGAATACTACGTGCGAAAAGCATTGATTGAACTTCTCTTGATTCAG GGAAATTTTGATGATGTCCGTACCCTACTTGACCAAGAAATTGATAATCACTTACGCAAACACTCTAAAATG CCTTTTCTTGGCTcaatgaaaaaggaaaattttgagaaaaagatTGACAAACTGTACAAGATTTATGATAAGATCGACGAGGACGGTCCTGAAAAACAATCTAAACAATCTATAGCAGACATTTTTCTATTCGAG GCCATTTTACACACCAAGTTAAGAGATAAAGAAGCAGCGAAGTGGTGGGAAGCATTCGCAAAAACACTAGTAACTGAGTAG
- the LOC123918778 gene encoding 40S ribosomal protein S14, with protein MSSKRKVREPKEETVTLGPAVKDGEHVFGVARIFASFNDTFIHVTDLSGRETLVRITGGMKVKADRDESSPYAAMLAAQDVATRCKELGITALHIKLRATGGNKTKTPGPGAQAALRALARSGMKIGRIEDVTPIPSDSTRRKSGRRGRRL; from the exons ATG TCGTCGAAGAGAAAGGTTAGAGAGCCTAAAGAAGAGACTGTGACTCTTGGTCCTGCTGTTAAAGATGGAGAACACGTTTTTGGTGTTGCTCGTATCTTTGCTTCATTCAACGATACCTTCATT CACGTCACTGATTTGTCTGGGAGAGAAACACTTGTCCGAATTACTG GTGGAATGAAGGTGAAAGCTGATAGAGATGAATCATCTCCATATGCTGCTATGCTTGCTGCACAAGATGTCGCTACCAGATGCAAG GAATTAGGCATAACTGCTCTTCATATCAAGCTCCGTGCAACCGGAGGAAACAAGACCAAAACTCCAGGCCCTGGGGCTCAGGCTGCTCTCCGTGCTTTGGCACGTTCAGGAATGAAAATTGGTCGCATAG AGGATGTGACCCCAATTCCTTCAGACAGTACTCGCAGAAAGAGTGGTAGAAGAGGTAGAAGGCTCTGA